A genomic stretch from Strongyloides ratti genome assembly S_ratti_ED321, chromosome : 1 includes:
- a CDS encoding Immunoglobulin-like fold domain-containing protein, producing MTTICNDNKISIKKNNKLFFFYHPVIETSNGKLYQLICYVYAINKPKIIWKTIDTFIINDLRYKIILNDLGNNHYICTLEIIKVPDEKNKEIHCVIKNDDGTIYSTFNLHFLGHYKPINILHGDLCIHNNFKKISFEHYFTTSELTTISFFGFQMNKQQDKITSFKHLFKNIHSNCWLSCITLQFIDLPKENMLFYSIIKNMDDKIIRAKCFIVIPKDNIPILLKSFQFLSPRSDIFEINLHVKYLSKSYPSVRWFGKRGQLIVAGDMITILNHKCAQINEYETILKIRSSFGSENNIYYCLVQNLSGYFNVSFTCNY from the exons atgaCTACCATttgtaatgataataaaatttctataaaaaagaataataaattattttttttctatcatcCTGTCATTGAAACATCTAATGGcaaattatatcaattaatatGTTATGTTTATGCCATAAATAaaccaaaaattatttggaaAACAATAGAT acttttattattaatgatttaagatacaaaataattttaaatgacttaggtaataatcattatatttGTACACTTGAAATAATCAAAGTACcagatgaaaaaaataaagaaatacaTTGTGTTATTAAGAATGATGATGGAACAATTTATTCAACTTTCAATCTTCATTTTTTAGGACACTATAAACCAATTAACATACTTCATGGTGATTTATGtattcataataattttaaaaaaatatcatttgaaCATTATTTTACAACATCTGAATTAACAACAATTAGCTTTTTTGGATTTCAAATGAATAAACAACAAGATAAAATAACttcttttaaacatttatttaaaaatatacattctAATTGTTGGTTAAGTTGTATAACACTTCAATTTATAGATTTACCAAAAgaaaatatgttattttacagtatcattaaaaatatggatgataaaattattagggcaaaatgttttattgttataccaaaagataatataccaatacttttaaaaagttttcaatttttatcacCAAGAAGtgatatttttgaaataaatttacatgTAAAATATCTATCTAAATCATATCCTTCTGTAAGATGGTTTGGAAAAAGAGGTCAATTAATTGTAGCTGGGGATatgataacaattttaaatcataaaTGTGCTCAAATAAATGAGTatgaaacaattttaaagataagaTCATCTTTTGGtagtgaaaataatatttattactgTTTGGTACAAAATTTGTCTggatattttaatgtttcattTACATGCAATtactaa
- a CDS encoding Immunoglobulin-like fold domain-containing protein, translating to MRSYNPPFILKRSNISKHEKFPYLRLECFVFSKFIPNYVWYDGEIQLENDGNFLADCCDYGNGKYMCYLLIKRFDKTYNAIYKCIIKNKYGKCYAYFDIKKNDMFYPDIIPGKLIDNYVLNPTMVWKVSMPDCRFRNFQWYWNDKNIYEYGTLFKSLILKYGNTNVIETQLMIQNPRINIFENLIHCLLSDINGKCTTSYTFYSLPPLNNNLSITDDVNIIVKKMKNNKIYVGIIIKYNTTSEPIVKWYNRYGYKYECDENHCITNIQEDENGNYVASLYLNEYTTKTTIIVCKIKNNKVDCLVSIDTVAIEKKIFDLELMNITLNESK from the exons ATGCGATCATACAACCCAccctttattttaaaaagatctAATATTAGTAAACATGAAAAGTTTCCTTACCTTCGTTTAGAATGTTTTGTTTTTTCAAAGTTTATACCAAATTATGTTTGGTATGATGGAGag ATTCAATTAGAAAATGATGGTAATTTTTTGGCTGATTGTTGTGATTATGGTAATGGAAAATATATGtgttatttattgataaaaagatTTGACAAAACATATAATGccatttataaatgtattattaaaaataagtatgGAAAATGTTATGcttattttgatattaaaaaaaatgatatgttTTATCCTGATATTATTCCTGGAAAACTTATTGACAATTATGTTTTAAATCCAACTATGGTATGGAAAGTTTCAATGCCTGATTGTAGATTTAGAAATTTTCAATGGTATTggaatgataaaaatatttatgaatatggaacattatttaaaagtttaattttaaaatatggaAATACAAATGTTATTGAGACACAATTAATGATTCAGAATCcaagaataaatatatttgaaaatttgatTCATTGTCTCTTATCTGATATAAATGGAAAATGTACCACAtcatatactttttattctttaccaccattaaataataatttatcaattactgatgatgttaatattattgttaagaaaatgaaaaataataaaatatatgttggaataattataaaatataatactacAAGTGAACCTATTGTTAAGTGGTACAACAGATATGGATATAAATATGAATGTGATGAAAATCATTGTATTACAAATATTCAAGAAGATGAAAATGGTAATTATGTAGCtagtttatatttaaatgaatacACTACAAAGACAACGATTATtgtttgtaaaattaaaaataacaaagtTGACTGTTTAGTATCTATAGATACAGTTgcaattgaaaaaaaaatttttgatcttgaattaatgaatataacattaaatgaatcaaaataa
- a CDS encoding Transmembrane protein 234, producing the protein MFALKNLFYIVIVSFIWGTSNPFIRKGALHRRCNSIKLSREEERNVFLRYAVDGINFILNWRFSLPFMINQLGSILYNILLTSMPVTIVVPVVNSLTFFWTAFVGGYVDGTKLTYKQWIGVLVLFLGNFIITCIERNKI; encoded by the exons atgtttgctttaaaaaatcttttttacatTGTTATAGTATCCTTCATTTGGGGTACAAGTAATCCATTTATAAGAAAAGGGGCACTTCACAGACGATGTAATAGTATTAAATTATCAA gagAAGAAGAAagaaatgtatttttaagatatgcCGTTGAtggaataaattttattcttaattgGCGTTTCTCTCTCCCATTCATGATAAATCAACTTGGTTca atattgtataatatattgttaacATCAATGCCTGTAACAATAGTGGTTCCTGTTGTCAATTCATTAACCTTCTTCTGGACGGCTTTTGTTGGTGGGTATGTAGATGGAACAAAGTTAACATATAAACAATGGATTGGTGTATTAGTTCTTTTTTTgggaaattttattataacatg TATAGAAAGAAACAAGATATAa
- a CDS encoding Aryl hydrocarbon receptor nuclear translocator homolog, whose translation MGDQMANNMYINHQWQQPPIMMQSIPTDNNNVPPAIQRMPPTAISTHIPNKNTMRNDNIIAGTSATSSVGSVSSSGNTQSQASTSGNNSGSVSTTTTVESKERFARENHSEIERRRRNKMTHYINELAEMVPQCAALGRKPDKLTILRMAVSHMKGIRGNTGSPNDPLNYKPSFLTDQELKHLILEAANGFLFVVCCETGRILYVADSIVPILNMRQEDWMNYIIYDLIHPDDIYKVRDQLCNSEASLQRVLDLKSGTVKKEHNSIRVHMSCRRGFICRMKLGNLEPITRLRNRRPIFTHNGSNYAVVHVTGYVKTTPPSGMEVRSGGCLIAIGRLQVGSMPMCTELGAPSTFTLRISEEGKITFADQRCTSILGIQSNIIVGKYWWQLTIPGEDQLTKDAFRQVMIDQQAHIHCRFATNNNGSVNLNIHARQFRNPYSDQLEYIIAEHQVLHDNITMQVIGGSGIQQPQQQGWNQTIPNTNDLNTVTDPQQDSWNDHGLSQQQATNVCWNSPTGDISDTNVQYNQWIQSDPKAF comes from the exons ATGGGAGATCAAATGGcaaataatatgtatattaatcATCAATGGCAACAACCACCTATTATGATGCAAAG tataccaacagataataataatgttccTCCTGCCATTCAAAGGATGCCTCCAACAGCAATATCTACACACATcccaaataaaaatacaatgaGAAATGACAATATTATTGCTGGGACTTCTGCTACTTCTTCTGTTGGATCTGTCTCAAGTAGTGGTAATACACAATCTCAAGCATCCACTTCTGGTAATAATAGTGGAAGTGTGTCGACAACAACAACTGTTGAAAGTAAAGAAAGATTTGCTAGAGAAAATCATAGTGAAATAgaaagaagaagaagaaataaaatgaCACATTATATTAATGAATTAGCTGAAATGGTTCCCCAATGTGCTGCATTAGGTAGAAAACCAGATAAATTAACTATTCTACGGATGGCTGTATCACATATGAAAGGAATTCGTGGAAATACCGGTAGTCCTAATGAtccattaaattataaaccATCATTTTTAACTGATCAagaattaaaacatttaatattagaAGCTGCTAATggttttttatttgttgtaTGTTGTGAGACAGGTCGTATTTTATATGTTGCTGATTCTATTGTaccaattttaaatatgagaCAAGAAGATTGGatgaattatattatttatgatttAATACATCCTgatgatatatataaagtacGTGATCAATTATGTAACTCAGAAGCTAGTCTTCAAAGAGTTCTTGATCTCAAAAGTGGGACTGTTAAAAAAGAACATAATTCTATTCGTGTACATATGTCCTGTCGACGAGGTTTCATTTGTCGAATGAAACTTGGAAATCTCGAACCAATAACACGTCTTAGAAATAGAAGACCAATATTTACACATAATGGTAGTAATTATGCTGTTGTACATGTTACAGGGTATGTTAAAACAACACCTCCCAGTGGAATGGAAGTTAGATCCGGTGGTTGTTTAATTGCTATAGGTAGATTACAAGTTGGTTCAATGCCTATGTGTACAGAATTAGGAGCACCATCAACATTTACACTACGTATTTCAGAAGAAGGAAAAATTACTTTTGCTGATCAAAGATGTACATCAATATTAGGTATTCAATCCAATATAATAGTTGGAAAATATTGGTGGCAATTAACTATTCCTGGTGAAGATCAATTAACTAAGGATGCCTTTAGACAAGTTATGATAGATCAACAAGCTCATATACATTGTCGATTTGCTACTAATAATAATGGTTCAGTAAATCTTAATATTCATGCAAGACAATTTCGTAATCCATACTCCGATCAATTAGAATATATTATAGCAGAACATCAGGTATTACatgataatattacaatGCAAGTTATTGGAGGTAGTGGTATTCAACAACCTCAACAACAAGGATGGAATCAAACAATACCAAATACTAATGATTTAAATACTGTTACAGATCCTCAACAAGATTCATGGAATGATCATGGACTTTCACAACAACAAGCAACAAATGTTTGTTGGAATAGTCCTACAGGAGATATTTCTGATACTAATGTACAATATAATCAATGGATTCAATCTGATCCTAAAgcattttaa
- a CDS encoding 39S ribosomal protein L43, mitochondrial has product MPARVRVDRLKPIYTAAKAINFGFRLTGVPTIPNNNGVGSYIPQVHRITLRFCKQNEASSGVRSFIKYHLFEFAQKNPSVVIYTIPARQVTPTIRAEYGNGRMVHINVKSLSLELISQHMHYVLSRSGEPMEKLISKQSSIVPSIQGEWNPFTFQDPEMTSIELPDPKFSKYLSADVSATEYVRNLVNIDNNDKV; this is encoded by the coding sequence atgccTGCTCGTGTTCGTGTTGATCGTCTTAAACCAATCTATACTGCTGCTAAAGCTATTAATTTTGGATTCAGATTAACAGGAGTACCAACAATACCTAATAATAATGGTGTTGGGTCTTATATACCACAAGTTCACAGAATTACATTACGTTTTTGTAAACAAAATGAAGCTTCATCTGGAGTAagatcttttattaaatatcatttatttgaATTTGCACAAAAAAATCCTTCTGTTGTTATTTATACAATACCAGCAAGGCAGGTTACACCAACAATTAGAGCTGAATATGGAAATGGAAGGATGGTtcatataaatgttaaatcaTTATCATTAGAACTTATTTCTCAACATATGCATTATGTTTTATCACGTAGTGGTGAACCAatggaaaaattaatatcaaaaCAATCATCTATTGTTCCATCAATTCAAGGAGAATGGAATCCATTTACATTCCAAGATCCAGAAATGACATCTATTGAATTACCTGACCCTAAatttagtaaatatttatcagCAGATGTATCTGCTACCGAATACGTAAGAAATCTTGTTAATAtagataataatgataaagtgtaa
- a CDS encoding Cell division cycle protein 20 homolog — translation MNTLNKSKILKNNDNSNAEKGLFVRSSLKNYLNSSNATLINVSQSLCQGDRLIPRRDDERFDYGNYSITNRPKQKISNSESNANSNEPSTPPNFLDENDENLVLKNFIRGKPDEELEEVEKIWTFTGISVPQAPVGHMSRQKVVHSGILKPSSSMKKAVKKRCYPASELRILDAPNLLDDYYSTPIHWGFNNQIAVALTFDIYAYVPVSGESYHLYSIDEGPDFISSVQYSNSAQFLSVALSDGKIYIIDVETRRRMRTMRSQVGRIACQAWNHNTLSVGTRSGNLYHHDVRMKDHKISSHCAHTEEICGLLWSPDKKYLVSSSGDCNVQVWGGDTVYSSPESSQKTLIGHTGTVKALSFVPNSYYEDVLATGGGTSDGTIKLWNIDNGTIIKEVETHSPVNGIFASDDYKEIVSFHGNPSNNMNIWNSGSLKQLHSFEPYRERIISHTVSPGNEYVVTASADQTVKIWELFPYKHNNKKEFEFVGRPRQHNVHPTHRIR, via the exons atgaatactttaaataaaagtaaaattttaaaaaataatgataactCAAATGCTGAAAAAGGACTTTTTGTTCG gtcatctttgaaaaattatttaaattcaaGTAATGCAACATTAATAAACGTCAGTCAATCATTATGTCAAGGAGATAGGTTGATTCCTCGCAGAGATGATGAACGTTTTGACTATGGTAATTATTCAATAACAAATCGTccaaaacaaaaaattagcAATAGTGAGTCTAATGCTAATTCAAATGAACCTAGTACGCCACCGAATTTTTTGGATGAAAACGATGAAAAtcttgtattaaaaaattttattcgtGGTAAACCTGATGAGGAGTTAGAAGAAGTAGAGAAAATATGGACTTTTACTGGTATATCTGTGCCTCAAGCACCTGTTGGACACATGTCAAGGCAGAAAGTTGTTCATTCAGGAATTTTAAAGCCATCTTCTTCAATGAAAAAAGCTGTTAAAAAAAGGTGTTACCCTGCCTCTGAACTTAGGATTCTTGATGCACCTAATTTATTGGATGATTACTACTCAACACCTATTCACTGGGGttttaataatcaaattGCCGTAGCATTAACATTTGACATCTATGCCTATGTTCCCGTGTCCGGGGAATCATACCATCTTTATTCTATTGATGAAGGACCTGATTTTATATCGTCAGTTCAGTATTCAAACTCAGCACAATTTTTATCAGTTGCTTTAAGTGAtggtaaaatttatattattgatgTGGAGACTAGAAGAAGGATGAGAACTATGAGATCACAAGTTGGTAGAATAGCTTGCCAAGCTTGGAATCATAATACCTTATCTGTTGGAACTCGTAGTGGGAATTTATACCATCATGATGTTAGAATGAAAGATCATAAAATTTCAAGTCATTGTGCTCATACGGAAGAAATTTGTGGTTTATTGTGGTCAcctgataaaaaatatcttgtTTCATCTAGTGGAGATTGCAATGTTCAGGTTTGGGGTGGTGATACAGTGTATTCTTCACCAGAATCCAGTCAAAAGACACTAATTGGTCATACAGGAACAGTTAAAGCATTGTCTTTTGTTCCAAATTCCTATTATGAAGATGTCCTAGCAACTGGAGGTGGTACTAGTGATggtacaataaaattatggaATATTGATAACGGtacaattataaaagaagttGAAACACATTCACCTGTAAATGGTATTTTTGCAAGTGAtgattataaagaaatagtATCTTTTCATGGAAATCCCTCAAATAACATGAATATTTGGAATTCTGGAAGTCTCAAACAACTTCATTCTTTTGAACCATATAGGGAAAGGATCATTTCTCATACAGTGTCGCCAGGTAATGAATATGTTGTTACTGCTTCAGCTGATCAGACAGTCAAAATATGGGAACTTTTTCCTTACAaacataataataagaaagaGTTTGAGTTTGTCGGTAGACCTCGTCAACATAATGTACATCCTACTCACAGGATTcgttaa
- a CDS encoding Dolichyl-diphosphooligosaccharide--protein glycosyltransferase subunit 1, producing the protein MPAIQYAWCGNLHDAEVCVMCNDKLLLNNFLKLQMYGIVYLLTTFFLLVASVPSDLEVSVTRDVDISSQIVKNALVYTIKNNGKETLTQFVQIIPKAENDHLAYISAKFDQSTKFKVSQKKIDDVPSDFVAYNIDLSKGIPAGGSAKLTVEYKVTQYLTPYPEEIRQLENQFMLYKGSSYTPSYYNLVKDSTTYKIPSGKVHSYTTVSPSKQSTGKITYGPYNNIKAFDWKDITIHYENNSPFVVVTHLTRWIEVSHWGNIAVEDSLEVVHRGAKLVGGFSRVDYAQDRRRSSHPSVASWTTQLPKGARDIYYRDEVGNISTSEVLHRARSVDVEITPRFPLFGGWKTDYILGYNLPSSVGLFYKGNDYTLKLPVVDKVFSNFVIEKVTVKVVLPERSSNIKLVTPFSVTKLPADIHFTFLDTVGRPVTVFEVTNVVDNHVQNFSLSYKYSITFLFMDVGIAIGAFATLFAVVIFITRLDFSIVKTDTSKKNL; encoded by the exons ATGCCCGCCATACAATACGCGTG gTGCGGAAATCTTCATGATGCAGAAGTTTGTGTTATGtgtaatgataaattattacttaACAATTTCCTCAAGTTACA aATGTATGGTATTGTATATTTACTGACAACATTTTTCTTACTTGTCGCTTCAGTACCTTCTGATTTGGAAGTTTCTGTAACAAGGGATGTTGATATTTCAAGtcaaattgttaaaaatgcTTTAGtatatacaattaaaaataatggaaAAGAAACTTTAACACAATTTGTCCAAATTATACCAAAAGCTGAGAATGATCATTTGGCTTATATTAGTGCAAAATTTGATCAATCAACTAAATTTAAAGTttctcaaaaaaaaattgatgatGTACCAAGTGATTTTGTTGCATATAATATTGATTTGTCCAAGGGCATCCCTGCTGGTGGCAGTGCAAAATTAACAGTTGAATACAAGGTTACACAATACCTTACTCCATATCCAGAAGAAATAAGGCAACTAGAAAATCAATTTATGCTTTACAAAGGATCTTCTTACACACCATCTTATTACAATTTAGTAAAAGATTCTACTACATACAAAATTCCTTCAGGAAAGGTTCATTCATACACCACTGTTTCTCCATCAAAACAATCAACAGGAAAAATTACTTATGGAccttataataatatcaaagCATTTGACTGGAAAGATATAACAATacattatgaaaataattcaCCTTTTGTTGTTGTAACTCATTTAACTAGATGGATTGAAGTCTCACACTGGGGTAATATTGCTGTCGAAGATAGTCTTGAAGTTGTTCATAGAGGAGCTAAACTTGTTGGTGGTTTTAGTCGTGTTGATTATGCTCAAGACAGAAGACGATCCTCTCACCCATCTGTTGCTTCCTGGACAACTCAATTACCTAAAGGAGCAAGAGATATTTATTATCGTGATGAGGTTGGTAACATCTCCACATCGGAAGTTCTTCACAGAGCTAGAAGTGTTGATGTTGAAATTACTCCTAGATTCCCACTATTTGGTGGATGGAAGACAGATTATATACTTGGTTATAATCTTCCAAGTAGTGTTGGTTTATTTTACAAAGGCAATGACTATACACTTAAACTTCCAGTTGTTGACAAagtattttcaaattttgttattgaaAAGGTAACTGTTAAGGTTGTCCTACCAGAAAGATCCTCAAATATTAAACTTGTAACACCATTCTCTGTTACCAAGTTACCAGCAGATATTCATTTTACTTTCCTAGATACCGTTGGTAGACCAGTTACTGTTTTTGAAGTGACTAATGTTGTTGATAATCATGTTCAAAATTTCTCACTTTCTTATAAATACTCAATAACATTCCTTTTCATGGATGTTGGTATTGCTATAGGAGCTTTTGCTACACTTTTTGCCGTTGTCATTTTCATTACACGCCTGGACTTTTCGATTGTAAAAACTGATACTTCAAAGAAGAATTTGTAG